The proteins below are encoded in one region of Streptomyces sp. NBC_00490:
- a CDS encoding enoyl-CoA hydratase/isomerase family protein, with product MTVTLEVADGVGTIRLDRPPMNALDIAVQDRLKELAEEATRREDVRAVVIYGGEKVFAAGADIKEMQAMDHTAMILRARALQDSFTAVARIPKPVVAAVTGYALGGGCELALCADFRIAADNAKLGQPEILLGLIPGAGGTQRLARLIGPSKAKDLIFTGRMVRADEAERLGLVDRVVPAADVYTEAHAWAARLAQGPAIALRAAKESIDTGLETDIDTGLAVERNWFAGLFATADRETGMRSFVEEGPGKAKFL from the coding sequence ATGACCGTGACTCTCGAAGTGGCCGACGGCGTCGGCACGATCCGACTCGACCGCCCGCCCATGAACGCGCTGGACATCGCCGTCCAGGACCGGCTCAAGGAGCTCGCCGAGGAGGCCACGCGCCGCGAGGACGTGCGTGCCGTGGTGATCTACGGCGGGGAGAAGGTGTTCGCGGCGGGCGCGGACATCAAGGAGATGCAGGCCATGGACCACACGGCGATGATCCTGCGCGCCCGCGCGCTCCAGGACTCGTTCACGGCGGTGGCCCGCATCCCCAAGCCGGTCGTCGCGGCCGTCACCGGTTACGCCCTGGGCGGCGGCTGCGAACTGGCGCTGTGCGCGGACTTCCGGATCGCCGCCGACAACGCCAAGCTGGGCCAGCCCGAGATCCTGCTCGGTCTGATCCCGGGCGCCGGCGGCACCCAGCGTCTGGCCCGGCTCATCGGCCCGTCCAAGGCGAAGGACCTCATCTTCACCGGCCGGATGGTCAGGGCCGACGAGGCCGAGAGGCTGGGCCTGGTGGACCGGGTCGTCCCGGCCGCCGACGTGTACACCGAGGCGCACGCCTGGGCGGCCAGGCTCGCGCAGGGTCCGGCGATCGCGCTGCGCGCCGCGAAGGAGTCCATCGACACCGGGCTGGAGACCGACATCGACACCGGACTGGCCGTCGAACGGAACTGGTTCGCGGGCCTGTTCGCCACCGCCGACCGCGAGACCGGGATGCGCAGCTTCGTCGAGGAAGGCCCTGGCAAGGCGAAGTTCCTGTGA
- a CDS encoding ATP-binding protein has protein sequence MAGLEGIEQPRGHGRATAARWSPTVEDEHALKVLELFGNPTEAEVPLPSRPESAAAARRLTQVVVLRQWGLTPKMTEDAVLLVSELVGNAVRHTGARVFGLRMRRRRGWIRVEVRDPSRGLPCLMPVQEMDISGRGLFLVDKLSDRWGVDLLPRGKTTWFEMRVADR, from the coding sequence ATGGCGGGGCTGGAGGGTATCGAACAGCCGCGGGGACACGGCCGTGCGACCGCGGCGCGCTGGTCGCCCACGGTCGAGGACGAACACGCGCTCAAGGTTCTGGAGTTGTTCGGTAACCCGACGGAGGCGGAGGTTCCGCTCCCCTCACGCCCCGAGTCCGCCGCCGCGGCCCGCCGGTTGACCCAAGTCGTGGTCCTGCGCCAGTGGGGACTCACCCCGAAGATGACCGAGGACGCGGTTCTGCTCGTCTCCGAGCTCGTGGGCAACGCCGTGCGTCATACGGGAGCCCGGGTTTTCGGGCTCCGGATGCGGCGTCGCCGTGGGTGGATCCGGGTCGAGGTGCGTGATCCCTCCCGCGGGTTGCCCTGTCTGATGCCGGTGCAGGAGATGGACATCAGCGGGCGGGGGCTTTTCCTCGTGGACAAGCTGTCCGACCGGTGGGGCGTCGACCTGCTGCCGCGTGGCAAGACGACGTGGTTCGAGATGCGGGTGGCTGACCGGTAG
- a CDS encoding polysaccharide deacetylase family protein gives MVRVTTTDRRTVLRASAGLLLATGCATSGAVAHPVHSRALAKPPLAPRRFPGLPAQLTHGPRTHPRVALTFHGNGDPATARALLREAERAGARITVLAVGTWLDEHPGIARRILDGGHDLGNHTLHHLGVNDMSEADARAEIDGCAERLRRLTGSIGSWFRPSRAARATPLVERLARDAGYPHVLSYDVDSLDFTSPGAPAVTRKVLGEIRNGSVVSLHFGYADTVAALPAVLEELDRRGLAAVTTTELFS, from the coding sequence ATGGTCCGGGTGACCACGACCGATCGTCGGACCGTGCTGCGTGCCAGCGCCGGGCTCCTCCTCGCCACCGGGTGTGCCACCAGCGGTGCCGTCGCCCACCCCGTCCACTCCCGCGCACTGGCCAAGCCACCACTCGCACCCCGTCGCTTCCCCGGCCTCCCCGCCCAGCTCACCCACGGCCCCCGCACCCACCCCCGCGTAGCCCTCACCTTCCACGGCAACGGCGACCCCGCCACCGCCCGCGCCCTGCTCCGCGAGGCGGAACGGGCCGGGGCCCGCATCACCGTCCTCGCCGTCGGCACCTGGCTCGACGAGCACCCCGGGATCGCCCGCCGCATCCTCGACGGCGGCCACGACCTCGGCAACCACACCCTCCACCACCTCGGCGTCAACGACATGTCCGAGGCCGACGCCCGGGCCGAGATCGACGGCTGTGCCGAGCGGCTGAGACGGCTCACCGGCTCGATCGGCAGCTGGTTCCGGCCCTCGCGCGCCGCGCGTGCCACACCGCTCGTCGAGCGGCTGGCCCGTGACGCCGGCTACCCGCACGTCCTGTCGTACGACGTCGACTCCCTCGACTTCACCTCGCCCGGCGCCCCCGCCGTCACCCGCAAGGTCCTCGGCGAGATCCGCAACGGGTCCGTGGTGAGCCTGCACTTCGGGTACGCCGACACGGTCGCCGCCCTCCCCGCCGTACTGGAAGAACTCGACCGCCGCGGCCTGGCCGCCGTGACCACCACGGAGCTGTTCAGCTGA
- a CDS encoding YncE family protein, protein MHRTHLLQRTLVAGAVLAALAACGTDARDKAPSEERHRTTKAAAVPAQPKKKPVEGLPGMPPVLDPKDVYAADRPGKLSPVVKDFPSRVYVPNTESDTVSVIDPKTYRIIETVRVGRQPQHVVPSWDMKTLWVNNNRGHTLTPIDPRTGKAGKPVAVHDPYNLYFTPNGKYAVVMASLDRELVFRDPHTMEQVKTEPVSCYGVNHADFSLDGRYFIVSCEFSGELLKVDTEKMKVVGQQKLPFKGAMPQDVKISPDGKRFYVADMMADGMWVLDGDTFGKPKLLPTGKGTHGLYVSRDSREMYVSNRGEGTVSVWDFAQNKVTRKWHLSDGASPDMGGVSADGKVLWLSGRYDAEVYAIDTRTGEQLARIPVGSGPHGLAVYPQPGRYSLGHTGIFR, encoded by the coding sequence ATGCACCGCACCCACCTCCTCCAGCGCACCCTTGTCGCGGGCGCCGTACTCGCCGCCCTCGCCGCCTGTGGCACCGACGCCCGGGACAAGGCCCCCTCCGAAGAACGGCACCGCACCACCAAAGCCGCCGCCGTCCCCGCCCAGCCGAAGAAGAAGCCCGTCGAGGGACTGCCCGGCATGCCGCCCGTCCTCGACCCGAAGGACGTGTACGCCGCCGACCGCCCGGGCAAGCTCTCCCCGGTGGTCAAGGACTTCCCCTCCCGGGTCTACGTCCCCAACACCGAGTCCGACACGGTCTCCGTCATCGACCCGAAGACGTACCGGATCATCGAGACCGTCCGCGTCGGCCGCCAGCCCCAACACGTCGTCCCCTCCTGGGACATGAAGACCCTCTGGGTGAACAACAACCGCGGCCACACGCTCACCCCCATCGACCCGAGGACCGGGAAGGCGGGCAAGCCGGTCGCGGTGCACGACCCCTACAACCTCTACTTCACACCCAACGGCAAGTACGCCGTCGTGATGGCCTCCCTCGACCGCGAACTCGTCTTCCGCGACCCGCACACCATGGAGCAGGTCAAGACCGAACCGGTCAGCTGCTACGGCGTCAACCACGCCGACTTCTCCCTCGACGGCAGGTACTTCATCGTCTCCTGCGAGTTCAGCGGCGAACTGCTCAAGGTCGACACCGAGAAGATGAAGGTCGTCGGGCAGCAGAAACTCCCCTTCAAGGGGGCCATGCCGCAGGACGTGAAGATCTCGCCCGACGGGAAGCGGTTCTACGTCGCCGACATGATGGCCGACGGCATGTGGGTCCTCGACGGCGACACCTTCGGCAAGCCGAAGCTGCTGCCCACGGGCAAGGGCACCCACGGGCTGTACGTCAGCCGCGACTCCCGCGAGATGTACGTCTCCAACCGCGGCGAAGGCACCGTCTCCGTCTGGGACTTCGCACAGAACAAGGTCACCAGGAAGTGGCACCTGTCCGACGGCGCCAGCCCCGACATGGGCGGCGTCTCGGCGGACGGCAAGGTGCTGTGGCTGTCGGGGCGTTACGACGCCGAGGTGTACGCCATCGACACCCGCACCGGTGAGCAGCTGGCCCGGATCCCGGTGGGCAGCGGCCCGCACGGACTCGCGGTGTACCCGCAGCCGGGACGGTACTCGCTCGGCCACACCGGCATCTTCCGCTGA
- a CDS encoding ADP-ribosyltransferase produces the protein MITTQLRRRAAAAVLSLAAVFATTAAAAPAKAPAPHDCPVQFDDPIKAAVDKRVEVDRITPDPVWRKTCGTLYRSDGRGPEIVFAEGFKPKDVIDGQYDIEKYVLVNQPSPYVSTTYDHDLYKTWWKSGYNYYIDAPGGVDVNKTIGDTHKWADQVEVAFPGGIQRKYIVGVCPVNKTTKTEIMSGCQSNPHFEAWH, from the coding sequence ATGATCACAACCCAGCTGCGGCGGCGGGCTGCTGCCGCCGTCCTGTCCCTCGCCGCCGTCTTCGCGACCACGGCGGCCGCCGCCCCCGCGAAGGCCCCCGCTCCCCACGACTGCCCCGTCCAGTTCGACGACCCGATCAAGGCGGCCGTCGACAAGCGCGTCGAGGTCGACCGCATCACCCCGGACCCGGTCTGGCGCAAGACCTGCGGCACGCTCTACCGCAGCGACGGCCGCGGCCCCGAGATCGTCTTCGCGGAGGGCTTCAAGCCCAAGGACGTCATCGACGGCCAGTACGACATCGAGAAGTACGTCCTGGTCAACCAGCCCTCCCCGTACGTCTCCACGACGTACGACCACGACCTGTACAAGACGTGGTGGAAGTCGGGCTACAACTACTACATCGACGCCCCCGGCGGCGTGGACGTGAACAAGACCATCGGCGACACCCACAAGTGGGCCGACCAGGTCGAGGTCGCCTTCCCCGGCGGCATCCAGCGGAAGTACATCGTCGGCGTCTGCCCGGTGAACAAGACGAC